The nucleotide window TTCTTTCACCCCCAACAAAAACGTTTCTTCTGTCAATTCATTCGTTTCTTTGGACTCATATAAGTTATATATCTCAATAAACAATTCCAGGCACGGCGTCCATTCCTCCAGACGGTCTTCATAAATATAGGCAATGCCCCCGCGAAGCTCCGATGAAAGAAAAGCAAACATCCGGCCTGCTTCCAGACCGAATTCTTTTACAGCATATGCCGGATTCGCATAGCTCGATTCATAGGCTTCCCCTAAAATATCCTCATAAAGGCAGCGGTTCCGTTCCCGCAGCACCTCCATGGAGGGGACAGTCTTTTCCCGCTTCTCCCGTTTAAGCGCCCTATAAACTTCATCCAGATAAAGCAGAAAACCCGCCTGCCTTTTAAAATATGCGGCAGTTGTTCCGCATTCCGCATAAATTTCCCGGATACGCCCCATTGACAATCCGTATCGTTCCAACAATATCGTATTCTCCAATCCCGTCAGCTCCCTGTTTCCTATTAACGGCTGTATTTTCTTTGAATGAGATAGATCCAGAGAAAACATACGACCAGGCCTGCGCCCAGCATGAGCATGGACCAGCCGCTGAAATCCACCATGGTCTGGAGGACGCCGTCTATTGCCTCCACCACGGCAAGCACAAATATCGGCACACTCATCTCTTTGCAATAAGCCGCCTTGTCCTCAGGCTTTATCTGTTCCTGAGCATTCTTTCCCAGGAAATCCATTTTCCCTCCGCGCACCTGTACTCCCATAAATAAAAATACAACTGCTATGATAAAGCTGAATGACGAGTTGATTGACATTTTCTTTTTCCTCTTTTCCTATAGTATGTACCGCGGGCACTATTTCTCCCTGTCGTCCTGTATCTTTCCCAATGCTACATTCTTCTCGATAAGTCCCTTTGTATACTCCCAAAGTTCCTCTGACCCCTCCGGTGTCTTCCTGTTCCTCGAAAGGATCTGGGACACCCGGACGCCATGCTCTTCCCATGCCCGCCCGTCTGTCGCGTCATTTAACAGCACCGGCTGTATCTTGTCCAAGGCCAGCGCAAATTTCGCTTCCGGTGTCTCCGCCGCCTCAAACTCATCCCACAGACTGCGGAACCATCTTCCCTGATCCTCCGGAAGAAGACTGAAGATCCTGTCCGCAGCCTTCACCTCCCGATCTCTCTTTGTCGTATTTCCGGCCTCATCGTAAGCATAGGTGTCTCCGGCGTCTATTTCTATCACATCATGGATAAGCACCATTGTCATGGTCTTCGCCACATCAATCGGCTCATTGGCGTATTCGCTCATCAGAGCGCACATAAGAGCCAGATGCCAGGAATGCTCCGCATCATTTTCCTTTCTGCTGGCGTTGGAAAGATAAGTCTGCCGAAAAACCTGCTTGCTCTTATCCATCTCCAGAATAAAGGACATCTGTTTTTTCAGCCTGTCCACGTCCATTTCCTGTTTTTCCATATCGTGATCTTTTTTCATACTCATTCCCTCTAAATTATGATCCCCATTACATAAATAGTTATGATCCCTGCGATTCCCGCCAGATTTAGGCCGATGGCTACCTTTGACAATACCGGCATACCCTCTTCCTTCGCCCTTTTCCTTGCATCCCGTATGGGAAAAATAAGGCCCAGGATATTCAGGAAAAATGCCAGAAATCCAAGAGCCGCTATGGTCGCGTCCCCATGCCCGTAGGTGCGGAACGCAATGGCCAGCCCTGCCGCCAGAAAAAGCAGGGAGCCTACAAATATCAGGATGGATACCATTCCGGCTGTGGAAAAATGAATTGTAAAAAGCTTTGTTTTCTTCCTGTTCAAACTGTTCAAATTAAGTCTCCCCTGACTGATTTCTTATCTCTTTTTATGAAGCTGCCTTCTGAACCGGGCCGCGATCAAAAAACACCAGTAGCCTGCCAGGCTGCCAAGAGTATTTAACATCAGATCGTCCACGTCAAAGCTGCCGCGCCTGGTCACCAACTGAAGACTCTCTATACAAAGACTGCAGAGCAGGCCCAAAAGAAACACGATATACCACCTTCTGTTGGACAGGCACAGCATCGGGAGGATGAATCCAAAAGGCATAAACGCAACAATATTCCCGATCAGATTCATGCTGGCATTCAGAGGACCTAATACATCCCAGTACCGGATACAGCGGTATATCTCCCGGAAAGGCTCCAGATTATACCGGTATCCCACAGACAGGTCCGTCCTCCCCAGGGACTCAGAAAAAAACATAAAATAAGTGAGTCCCGCCAGATAAAATATAAATAGAATCCATCCGATGGAACGGACGGCTCTCGTGCTAAAATGTTTTTTCAATGCAGATCACCTTGTGTTCCATCAAAAAGTAATGTCTGATTTCCGTTTCAGTAAAAAGGCGCCGCTCACGATACTTCCAATTCCTACCACGAGGCCCGCGACTATGATGACGATTCCCATCACAATGGAAAAGGCGCCTGTGCTCTTCATTGTTTTATATACTTTTTCACCCATCCGGACACCTCCTACTCTTCTGCTCCATATTGTTCATAATATGCGTCAATAGCTGCTTTTAATGTATCGTCGATGATGATCTCGCCTTTATAAGGCCTGTTGTACAGGTGCTCCACCACGTCCGCCATGGTCACGATAGACGCAGTCTCCAGACCATATTTTTCATGGATTTCCCTCAGAGCGGACTTGCTTCCCTGTCCCCGCTCCATCCGATCCACCGAAACCACCAGACCAAGCACCTCTATGTCACCTTGTGCCTTAATGATGGGCAGTGTCTCGCCTATGGAAGTCCCCGCTGTGGTCACATCCTCGATGATGACCACCTTGTCACCGTCCTCAATGGGGCTCCCAAGAAGAATCCCCTTGTCCCCATGGTCCTTGATTTCCTTTCTGTTGGAACAGTAGCGGATATCGGCGCCATACTGGGTGCTGATCGCGATGGAAGCCGCCACGCTCAGAGGAATCCCTTTATAGGCCGGTCCAAACAGCACATCAAAATCCGTCCCGAACCTGTCCGCGATCGCTTTTGCATAATAGCCTCCCAGACGTCTCAGCTGCTCACCTGTCCGGTAAAACCCCGTATTGATGAAAAACGGAGTCTTTCTCCCGCTCTTCGTCACAAAATCTCCAAATTTGAGAACCTTACAGTCCACCATGAATTCGATGAATTCTGCCTTATATTGTTCCATTTCCTGTCACCTGCTCCTTTCTGATGCCGCTCCTCAACTCCGTAAAGCCGCCTCCGGTTCAGCGTACTGCTCCGATCAGCTCCCTGATATCCTCAATTCCATAACGTTCCATATATGCGCGAATCCCATCCACCACCTCCGACGTGGCATATGGATTGTGGAAGTTTGCCGTCCCCACGGACACTGCTGACGCGCCGGCCAGGATAAATTCCAGAGCATCCTCAGCGCACAGAATACCTCCCATCCCGATTACAGGCACCTTCACCGCCTGCGCCGCCTGGTATACCATGCGTACCGCCACCGGCTTCACCGCGGGTCCGGACAGCCCGCCTGTCTTATTTGCCACGGCAAATGTCCTCTTATGGATATCAATCTTCATTCCCGTGATGGTATTGATAAGAGAGATCGCATCGGCTCCGCCGGCCTCAACTGCCTTTGCCATTTCCCCGATATCCGTCACATTGGGGCTCAGCTTCATGATGACCGGCTGAGCCGCTTTTTCTTTCACGGCTCTCGTGATGGTCTCAGCCGCCTTTGTATCCTGTCCGAAAGCGATCCCGCCTTCCCTTACGTTTGGACAGGAGATGTTGATCTCCAGCATATCCACCGGCTCATCCGCCAGGCGTTCCACCACTTCCACATAATCTTCCGTGGTCTTTCCGCAGACATTGACGATGATCCTGGTATCATATTGTCTGAGAAACGGAATATCCCGCTTGACAAACACATCGATTCCTGGATTCTGAAGGCCGATGGCATTGATCATCCCTCCATAGGTCTCCGCGATCCTGGGCGCAGGATTCCCCGGCCAAGGCACATTGGCCACGCCTTTTGTCACCACGGCTCCTAAACGGCTAAGGTCCACAAATTCGCTGTATTCCTGCCCGGAGCCAAAGGTTCCGGATGCCGTCATCACCGGGTTTTTAAGGGTCACCCCCGCCAAATCTACCGACAGATTCATCTAAGCTCCACCTCCTCCGCCCGGAATACCGGCCCGTCTTTACAGATTCTCTTATTATGCACCTGACTGTGGCTGTCCACTTCTTTTGACTGACAGATACATGCCAGACACGCGCCGACGCCGCAGGCCATCCTTTCCTCCAGCGATATCCATGCCTCAATCCCCCGCTCCGACGCATAATCCTTCAGAGCCCGGAGCATCGGCGCCGGCCCGCAGGCATAGAGCACATCCGCCGAAAGGTCATGTTCCCTGATGGCATCCAGGACATTCCCCGAAGTTCCAAAGCTTCCATCCTCCGTCGCCACATAAAGCGGTCCCTCGTGTTCAAATTCCTCTTTTAAGAACATATGGCTGTTCCGGTATCCCATGATCAGCTTTTTTTCTCCGGGAAGCCTTTTCGCAAGCTCCAGCATAGGGGGAACTCCGATTCCCCCTCCGATCAGAAATGCGCGCTTATTTTCTGCCGCTTCCAGGGGGAATCCATTCCCCAAAGGACCAAGGACGGGAATCGAATCACCGGCCTTATATGCTGCAAACTCCTCAGTCCCTTTCCCGGCGATCCGGTAAACCAAACGGATTCGCCCTTTTGAGATCTCACAAATACTTATGGGGCGCGGCAGAAGTCTGGAACCGTCTTTGCTGTAAAGGGACAGGAACTGTCCCGGCCCGGCTTCCTCCGCCATTTCCGTTTCAATCCACATACTGTATATGCCCGGCGCCAAGGACTCCTGCGAAAGGATTCTGGCCGTCTCTTTTCTCT belongs to Qiania dongpingensis and includes:
- a CDS encoding HD domain-containing protein — protein: MKKDHDMEKQEMDVDRLKKQMSFILEMDKSKQVFRQTYLSNASRKENDAEHSWHLALMCALMSEYANEPIDVAKTMTMVLIHDVIEIDAGDTYAYDEAGNTTKRDREVKAADRIFSLLPEDQGRWFRSLWDEFEAAETPEAKFALALDKIQPVLLNDATDGRAWEEHGVRVSQILSRNRKTPEGSEELWEYTKGLIEKNVALGKIQDDREK
- a CDS encoding DUF6142 family protein, translated to MNSLNRKKTKLFTIHFSTAGMVSILIFVGSLLFLAAGLAIAFRTYGHGDATIAALGFLAFFLNILGLIFPIRDARKRAKEEGMPVLSKVAIGLNLAGIAGIITIYVMGIII
- a CDS encoding dihydroorotate dehydrogenase, whose protein sequence is MNLSVDLAGVTLKNPVMTASGTFGSGQEYSEFVDLSRLGAVVTKGVANVPWPGNPAPRIAETYGGMINAIGLQNPGIDVFVKRDIPFLRQYDTRIIVNVCGKTTEDYVEVVERLADEPVDMLEINISCPNVREGGIAFGQDTKAAETITRAVKEKAAQPVIMKLSPNVTDIGEMAKAVEAGGADAISLINTITGMKIDIHKRTFAVANKTGGLSGPAVKPVAVRMVYQAAQAVKVPVIGMGGILCAEDALEFILAGASAVSVGTANFHNPYATSEVVDGIRAYMERYGIEDIRELIGAVR
- a CDS encoding dihydroorotate dehydrogenase electron transfer subunit — its product is MAKRKETARILSQESLAPGIYSMWIETEMAEEAGPGQFLSLYSKDGSRLLPRPISICEISKGRIRLVYRIAGKGTEEFAAYKAGDSIPVLGPLGNGFPLEAAENKRAFLIGGGIGVPPMLELAKRLPGEKKLIMGYRNSHMFLKEEFEHEGPLYVATEDGSFGTSGNVLDAIREHDLSADVLYACGPAPMLRALKDYASERGIEAWISLEERMACGVGACLACICQSKEVDSHSQVHNKRICKDGPVFRAEEVELR
- the pyrE gene encoding orotate phosphoribosyltransferase, translating into MEQYKAEFIEFMVDCKVLKFGDFVTKSGRKTPFFINTGFYRTGEQLRRLGGYYAKAIADRFGTDFDVLFGPAYKGIPLSVAASIAISTQYGADIRYCSNRKEIKDHGDKGILLGSPIEDGDKVVIIEDVTTAGTSIGETLPIIKAQGDIEVLGLVVSVDRMERGQGSKSALREIHEKYGLETASIVTMADVVEHLYNRPYKGEIIIDDTLKAAIDAYYEQYGAEE
- a CDS encoding VanZ family protein, with translation MKKHFSTRAVRSIGWILFIFYLAGLTYFMFFSESLGRTDLSVGYRYNLEPFREIYRCIRYWDVLGPLNASMNLIGNIVAFMPFGFILPMLCLSNRRWYIVFLLGLLCSLCIESLQLVTRRGSFDVDDLMLNTLGSLAGYWCFLIAARFRRQLHKKR